In Rattus rattus isolate New Zealand chromosome 9, Rrattus_CSIRO_v1, whole genome shotgun sequence, a genomic segment contains:
- the Tp53i13 gene encoding tumor protein p53-inducible protein 13 isoform X1 has translation MVPPPPPPSRLLLVALVGLLSLHEVVAEPAEEAGTRCPEGLWPLPPQVLPRVTYTQAEGITFFYHPCAHLWLRLQLAVLAHLCVAKPTLIPDFSLPWDRPLVLTAWGTALEMAWIEPAWAAQWLKRQRRQRRKQRKSVWFLSDNLFGPTPMMPAPRRGKLCGRRCVQAPTLAFALRSWRPPGVEVTSRGPRRSSLSVVKKRGLRAALGLQSTPSGLRVSLASSQSLKAQQRTLGTSSVAPVSLMTGVTEGNGRFRTEAQMPSGQGNPGGCACPGQVSPAPRAAVPPRVARGPTPRTEEAAWAAMALTFLLVLLTLATLCTRLHRNFRRSESIYWGPTSDSQDTVAGEKPPNPQQVRPIPGISCP, from the exons atggttcctcctcctccacctccgtCCCGGTTGCTTCTGGTAGCCCTGGTGGGTCTCCTGAGTCTTCACGAG GTGGTGGCCGAGCCGGCGGAGGAGGCAGGAACCCGTTGTCCCGAAGgcctgtggcctctgcctccacag GTGTTACCAAGAGTGACTTACACACAG GCTGAGGGTATCACTTTCTTCTACCACCCCTGTGCCCACCTCTGGCTAAGGCTCCAGCTTGCTGTCTTGGCCCATTTGTGTGTGGCTAAGCCCACACTCATTCCTGACTTCAGTCTCCCTTGGGACCGG CCCTTGGTGCTGACAGCATGGGGGACTGCACTGGAGATGGCTTGGatagagccagcctgggctgcccaATGGCTGAAGAGGCAGCGGCGGCAGAGGCggaagcagagaaagagtgtGTGGTTTCTCTCTGACAATCTTTTTGGGCCCACTCCCATGATGCCAGCCCCCAGAAGAGGGAAGCTGTGTGGGAGACGCTGTGTACAG GCCCCGACTCTGGCTTTTGCTCTGCGGAGCTGGCGACCTCCTGGTGTAGAGGTGACATCTAGAGGACCCAGGAGGTCCTCACTCAGTGTTGTCAAGAAAAGGGGTCTCCGTGCTGCCCTTGGTCTACAATCCACTCCCTCAGGCCTGAGAGTTTCCTTGGCCTCTTCACAGAGCCTGAAGGCCCAGCAGCGGACTTTGGGAACCTCATCTGTGGCCCCGGTCTCCTTGATGACTGGGGTAACTGAAGGCAATGGTAGGTTCAGGACAGAGGCTCAGATGCCCAGTGGGCAAGGCAACCCTGGAGGTTGTGCCTGTCCGGGTCAGGTTTCCCCAGCTCCTCGAGCAGCAGTGCCTCCCCGGGTAGCTCGAGGGCCCACTCCACGTACTGAAGAGGCTGCTTGGGCTGCCATGGCCCTGACCTTCCTGCTGGTCCTGCTCACCTTGGCTACGCTTTGCACGCGACTGCACCGGAACTTCCGCAGGAGCGAGAGTATCTACTGGGGGCCCACGTCAGACAGCCAGGACACCGTAGCTGGTGAgaagccccccaacccccagcaggtACGCCCAATCCCTGGAATTTCTTGCCCTTGA
- the Tp53i13 gene encoding tumor protein p53-inducible protein 13 isoform X3, translating to MVPPPPPPSRLLLVALVGLLSLHEVVAEPAEEAGTRCPEGLWPLPPQVLPRVTYTQVRQGQAEGITFFYHPCAHLWLRLQLAVLAHLCVAKPTLIPDFSLPWDRPLVLTAWGTALEMAWIEPAWAAQWLKRQRRQRRKQRKSVWFLSDNLFGPTPMMPAPRRGKLCGRRCVQAPTLAFALRSWRPPGVEVTSRGPRRSSLSVVKKRGLRAALGLQSTPSGLRVSLASSQSLKAQQRTLGTSSVAPVSLMTGVTEGNGRFRTEAQMPSGQGNPGGCACPGQVSPAPRAAVPPRVARGPTPRTEEAAWAAMALTFLLVLLTLATLCTRLHRNFRRSESIYWGPTSDSQDTVAAILKRRLPLPSRRIKRSRRRPLLPPTPDSGPDSESSD from the exons atggttcctcctcctccacctccgtCCCGGTTGCTTCTGGTAGCCCTGGTGGGTCTCCTGAGTCTTCACGAG GTGGTGGCCGAGCCGGCGGAGGAGGCAGGAACCCGTTGTCCCGAAGgcctgtggcctctgcctccacag GTGTTACCAAGAGTGACTTACACACAGGTGAGACAAGGACAG GCTGAGGGTATCACTTTCTTCTACCACCCCTGTGCCCACCTCTGGCTAAGGCTCCAGCTTGCTGTCTTGGCCCATTTGTGTGTGGCTAAGCCCACACTCATTCCTGACTTCAGTCTCCCTTGGGACCGG CCCTTGGTGCTGACAGCATGGGGGACTGCACTGGAGATGGCTTGGatagagccagcctgggctgcccaATGGCTGAAGAGGCAGCGGCGGCAGAGGCggaagcagagaaagagtgtGTGGTTTCTCTCTGACAATCTTTTTGGGCCCACTCCCATGATGCCAGCCCCCAGAAGAGGGAAGCTGTGTGGGAGACGCTGTGTACAG GCCCCGACTCTGGCTTTTGCTCTGCGGAGCTGGCGACCTCCTGGTGTAGAGGTGACATCTAGAGGACCCAGGAGGTCCTCACTCAGTGTTGTCAAGAAAAGGGGTCTCCGTGCTGCCCTTGGTCTACAATCCACTCCCTCAGGCCTGAGAGTTTCCTTGGCCTCTTCACAGAGCCTGAAGGCCCAGCAGCGGACTTTGGGAACCTCATCTGTGGCCCCGGTCTCCTTGATGACTGGGGTAACTGAAGGCAATGGTAGGTTCAGGACAGAGGCTCAGATGCCCAGTGGGCAAGGCAACCCTGGAGGTTGTGCCTGTCCGGGTCAGGTTTCCCCAGCTCCTCGAGCAGCAGTGCCTCCCCGGGTAGCTCGAGGGCCCACTCCACGTACTGAAGAGGCTGCTTGGGCTGCCATGGCCCTGACCTTCCTGCTGGTCCTGCTCACCTTGGCTACGCTTTGCACGCGACTGCACCGGAACTTCCGCAGGAGCGAGAGTATCTACTGGGGGCCCACGTCAGACAGCCAGGACACCGTAGCTG CCATCCTGAAACGGAGGCTGCCTTTGCCCTCGCGCCGGATCAAGAGGTCTCGAAGACGGCCCCTGCTCCCACCCACACCGGATAGTGGCCCTGACTCGGAGAGCTCGGACTGA
- the Abhd15 gene encoding protein ABHD15 gives MPPWAAALALLLAALALLLLRPWKRAVGARTSVRDHEEQEVVSGGPADHFSDRREPLPGGCSLICKPSALAQCLLRALRRSAALEPSPRSWLSGPHLQTFCHFVLPVGPEPELAREYLQLADDGLVALDWVIGPCARGRRVTNPGSLPPVLLVIPNAWGRLTRNVLGLCLLALEHGYYPVIFHRRGHHGCPLVSPRLQPFGDPSDLKEAVTYIRFRHPAAPLFAVSEGSGSALLLSYLGECGSSSYVTGAACISPVLRCREWFEAGLPWPYERGFLLYQKIALSRYASALEDTVDTGKLFRSSSLREFEETLFCHTKSLPISWDTYWDLNDPLRDVDEAAVPVLCICSADDPVCGPPDRTLPAELFHTNPYFFLLLSSHGGHCGFLRPEPLPAWSHEIILESFRALTEFFRMEERMKGLSRRRTSFLGGRRRWGGLQKREVSPSSNLEEIFDWKRSYTR, from the exons ATGCCTCCGTGGGCAGCCGCCCTGGCGCTGCTGCTGGCAGCGCTCGCCTTGCTCCTCCTGCGCCCCTGGAAGCGCGCTGTCGGAGCGCGAACCTCGGTCCGGGACCACGAGGAGCAGGAGGTGGTGAGCGGAGGCCCGGCCGACCACTTCAGCGACCGGCGCGAACCGCTCCCCGGGGGCTGCAGCCTCATTTGCAAGCCGTCCGCTCTGGCCCAGTGCCTGCTGCGCGCTCTGCGACGCTCGGCGGCGCTGGAACCGAGCCCGCGCTCCTGGCTGTCGGGGCCCCACCTGCAGACCTTCTGCCATTTCGTCCTGCCTGTAGGGCCTGAGCCTGAGCTAGCCCGCGAGTACCTGCAGCTGGCAGATGATGGGCTGGTGGCTCTGGATTGGGTCATAGGACCTTGTGCCAGGGGCCGCCGTGTCACCAACCCTGGGAGCCTTCCTCCAGTGCTACTGGTAATCCCCAATGCATGGGGACGCCTCACCCGCAATGTACTGGGGCTCTGCCTGCTCGCCCTGGAGCATGGCTACTACCCGGTCATCTTCCATCGCCGCGGCCACCACGGTTGCCCACTAGTCAGCCCCCGACTACAGCCTTTTGGGGACCCGTCCGACCTCAAGGAGGCTGTGACTTATATTCGCTTCCGACACCCGGCGGCACCCCTGTTCGCGGTGAGCGAGGGTTCAGGATCCGCTCTGCTGCTCTCCTACTTGGGGGAGTGCGGCTCCTCCAGCTATGTGACCGGCGCTGCCTGCATCTCGCCAGTGCTACGCTGTCGCGAGTGGTTCGAGGCTGGCTTGCCTTGGCCTTATGAACGTGGATTCTTGCTGTACCAGAAAATCGCTCTCAGCAG GTATGCTTCTGCCCTGGAGGACACAGTAGACACCGGCAAGCTCTTCAGGAGCAGCTCCCTTCGAGAGTTTGAGGAGACCTTGTTCTGCCACACCAAGAGTTTGCCCATCAGCTGGGATACCTACTGGGATCTCAACGACCCACTCCGGGATGTGGATGAGGCTGCCGTGCCTGTGCTGTGCATCTGCAGTGCTGACGACCCGGTGTGTGGACCACCAGACCGCACTCTGCCTGCGGAACTCTTCCACACCAACCCGTATTTCTTCCTTCTACTCAGTAGCCATGGAGGCCACTGTGGCTTCCTGCGCCCTGAGCCCTTGCCAGCATGGAGTCACGAGATCATCTTGGAGTCCTTCAGGGCCCTGACTGAATTCTtcagaatggaagagagaatgaaagggCTGAGCAGGCGCAGGACTTCATTTTTAGGGGGCCGGCGTCGCTGGGGGGGCCTGCAGAAGCGAGAGGTTTCCCCTTCTTCCAATCTGGAGGAGATCTTCGACTGGAAGCGTTCTTACACGAGGTGA
- the Tp53i13 gene encoding tumor protein p53-inducible protein 13 isoform X2 codes for MVPPPPPPSRLLLVALVGLLSLHEVVAEPAEEAGTRCPEGLWPLPPQAEGITFFYHPCAHLWLRLQLAVLAHLCVAKPTLIPDFSLPWDRPLVLTAWGTALEMAWIEPAWAAQWLKRQRRQRRKQRKSVWFLSDNLFGPTPMMPAPRRGKLCGRRCVQAPTLAFALRSWRPPGVEVTSRGPRRSSLSVVKKRGLRAALGLQSTPSGLRVSLASSQSLKAQQRTLGTSSVAPVSLMTGVTEGNGRFRTEAQMPSGQGNPGGCACPGQVSPAPRAAVPPRVARGPTPRTEEAAWAAMALTFLLVLLTLATLCTRLHRNFRRSESIYWGPTSDSQDTVAGEKPPNPQQVRPIPGISCP; via the exons atggttcctcctcctccacctccgtCCCGGTTGCTTCTGGTAGCCCTGGTGGGTCTCCTGAGTCTTCACGAG GTGGTGGCCGAGCCGGCGGAGGAGGCAGGAACCCGTTGTCCCGAAGgcctgtggcctctgcctccacag GCTGAGGGTATCACTTTCTTCTACCACCCCTGTGCCCACCTCTGGCTAAGGCTCCAGCTTGCTGTCTTGGCCCATTTGTGTGTGGCTAAGCCCACACTCATTCCTGACTTCAGTCTCCCTTGGGACCGG CCCTTGGTGCTGACAGCATGGGGGACTGCACTGGAGATGGCTTGGatagagccagcctgggctgcccaATGGCTGAAGAGGCAGCGGCGGCAGAGGCggaagcagagaaagagtgtGTGGTTTCTCTCTGACAATCTTTTTGGGCCCACTCCCATGATGCCAGCCCCCAGAAGAGGGAAGCTGTGTGGGAGACGCTGTGTACAG GCCCCGACTCTGGCTTTTGCTCTGCGGAGCTGGCGACCTCCTGGTGTAGAGGTGACATCTAGAGGACCCAGGAGGTCCTCACTCAGTGTTGTCAAGAAAAGGGGTCTCCGTGCTGCCCTTGGTCTACAATCCACTCCCTCAGGCCTGAGAGTTTCCTTGGCCTCTTCACAGAGCCTGAAGGCCCAGCAGCGGACTTTGGGAACCTCATCTGTGGCCCCGGTCTCCTTGATGACTGGGGTAACTGAAGGCAATGGTAGGTTCAGGACAGAGGCTCAGATGCCCAGTGGGCAAGGCAACCCTGGAGGTTGTGCCTGTCCGGGTCAGGTTTCCCCAGCTCCTCGAGCAGCAGTGCCTCCCCGGGTAGCTCGAGGGCCCACTCCACGTACTGAAGAGGCTGCTTGGGCTGCCATGGCCCTGACCTTCCTGCTGGTCCTGCTCACCTTGGCTACGCTTTGCACGCGACTGCACCGGAACTTCCGCAGGAGCGAGAGTATCTACTGGGGGCCCACGTCAGACAGCCAGGACACCGTAGCTGGTGAgaagccccccaacccccagcaggtACGCCCAATCCCTGGAATTTCTTGCCCTTGA